In one Rhopalosiphum padi isolate XX-2018 chromosome 3, ASM2088224v1, whole genome shotgun sequence genomic region, the following are encoded:
- the LOC132925257 gene encoding uncharacterized protein LOC132925257: protein MMAFMETLLLLLAVTFPIQAISYAPDVLPLTKSEAKFPDQQDLHLDGSSRKKRCFGNSETTTAAPYVDPEFGHPPKAWDPVEPFAKTNTYFGTTPSPDSRSIEKRMSTNKFLGLFNFRRERRSTLTEQQQSKLPTVLAENQDMSKKEDNNNTKKTNEDTTFDQTLKNWFSMNIMDNKFKNTNYEEEKALKKIKIQEHVGNIIRRWNVMRALATIEHRRWNQSNKYIKDNTFNIFPDTSMTPVTSPSPIKYFEFANIDEFPYKEAEFKWPSLEPKYRL, encoded by the exons ATGATGGCGTTTATGGAAACTTTATTGTTACTGCTAGCAGTAACATTCCCCATACAAGCGATTTCCTATGCTCCTGATGTGTTGCCGCTGACAAAATCAGAAGCAAAGTTCCCGGATCAACaag atttacaTTTGGATGGAAGTTCACGGAAGAAAAGATGTTTTGGAAACTCAGAAACAACTACAGCAGCTCCATACGTGGACCCAGAGTTCGGACACCCCCCCAAAGCATGGGATCCGGTCGAACCATTCGCTAAAACCAACACGTACTTTGGTACGACACCTAGCCCTGATAGCCGAAGTATTGAGAAAAGGATGTCTACAAATAAATTCTTGGGATTATTTAATTTCCGACGAGAACGCCGTAGTACATTAACTGAACAGCAACAATCAAAACTGCCGACAGTATTGGCTGAAAACCAGGATATGTCAAAGAAGgaagataacaataatactaaaaaaaccaATGAAGACACAACATTTGATCAAACTTTGAAGAATTGGTTTTCTATGAATATCATGGATAACAAATTTAAGAATACAAATTACGAGGAAGAAAAAGCCCTTAAAAAGATTAAGATTCAAGAACATGTAGGCAATATAATACGCCGGTGGAATGTTATGCGGGCTCTTGCAACAATTGAACATCGTAGATGGAATcagtcaaataaatatattaaagataatacatttaatatattcccCGACACCAGTATGACGCCAGTAACATCCCCATCTCCTATAAAGTATTTCGAGTTTGCTAACATTGATGAATTCCCTTATAAAGAAGCAGAATTTAAATGGCCGAGTTTAGAACCTAAGTATCGTCTGTAA